In Streptomyces sp. NBC_01717, one DNA window encodes the following:
- a CDS encoding sugar phosphate isomerase/epimerase family protein: MNSTRRAFLGTALGATAAAGLGTVPASAAGSRRCRRIPPSGIGMHLYTMRTPLATDFRGTLERLAEIGYATVGVSGRHGNSAADIRRMLDETQLKAVLEHVGYDIVRGAGMPQALEDIHTLGGKWIVVPSLPGSLHSPAGYREVAREFNKAGLAARESGLKLLYHNHGTDHQVVDGVSLYDILLAETDPELVGFELDLYWAANGGASAPGELFVRHPRRFPALHVKDMAPDGDFADVGSGVLDFPAMFDTARQGGVKQWLVEHDSPADPFASALASYTYLSRLRY; encoded by the coding sequence ATGAACAGCACACGACGTGCGTTTCTCGGTACGGCTCTGGGTGCCACCGCGGCCGCCGGTCTCGGTACGGTCCCGGCGTCCGCCGCCGGTTCCCGCCGCTGCCGCCGCATCCCGCCGTCCGGGATCGGCATGCACCTGTACACCATGCGCACGCCGCTGGCGACGGACTTCCGGGGCACGCTGGAACGGCTCGCGGAGATCGGGTACGCGACGGTCGGAGTGAGCGGCCGGCACGGCAACAGCGCCGCCGACATCCGGCGGATGCTCGACGAGACACAGCTCAAGGCGGTCCTCGAACATGTCGGGTACGACATCGTGAGGGGCGCCGGGATGCCGCAGGCGCTGGAGGACATCCATACGCTGGGCGGCAAGTGGATCGTCGTACCCAGTCTGCCGGGGTCGCTGCACAGTCCGGCCGGATACCGGGAGGTGGCCCGGGAGTTCAACAAGGCGGGGCTGGCGGCCCGCGAGTCCGGGCTGAAGCTGCTCTACCACAATCACGGCACGGACCATCAGGTGGTGGACGGCGTCAGCCTGTACGACATCCTGCTCGCCGAGACCGATCCGGAACTCGTCGGCTTCGAGCTGGATCTGTACTGGGCAGCCAACGGGGGCGCCTCGGCGCCCGGCGAGTTGTTCGTACGCCATCCCCGGCGCTTCCCGGCGCTGCATGTGAAGGACATGGCACCGGACGGGGACTTCGCCGATGTCGGGTCGGGGGTGCTGGACTTCCCGGCCATGTTCGACACGGCTCGGCAGGGCGGGGTGAAGCAGTGGCTGGTGGAGCACGACTCGCCGGCTGATCCGTTCGCGTCGGCGCTCGCCAGCTATACGTATCTGTCGCGGCTGCGGTACTGA
- a CDS encoding NAD-dependent epimerase/dehydratase family protein: MTAVRDLQVVLGAGPAGTTLARELVDRGHPVRLVDRAGDGAAIEGVERFAADVATADGARAAVEGAAVVYHCVNVGYHLQVDVMPRIQEAVLAAAEAVGARLVVLDTLYPYGETHGAVMTEDSPWNTTTRKGRMRAELDARYLAAHAEGRLRVVLGRSADFVGPGVLNSTLGGAVFPAALTGGAVPALGDIDLPHSYTYIADVAAGLATLGAHPDSDGRVWHLPTAPALTTRQIFTMIEQRTGRPLDITVVDEPRPFGPFDEVFMAEYAEMFYQHTEPQIVDSSAIEKAYGLTPNPLPATVDATLAWYEQLLAAH, encoded by the coding sequence GTGACCGCAGTACGTGATCTCCAGGTAGTTCTCGGCGCAGGCCCGGCCGGCACCACGCTCGCCCGTGAACTCGTCGACCGCGGCCACCCGGTCCGGCTCGTCGACCGGGCAGGCGACGGGGCGGCGATCGAAGGTGTCGAGCGGTTCGCCGCAGATGTGGCCACCGCGGACGGCGCCCGGGCCGCGGTCGAGGGCGCCGCGGTCGTGTACCACTGCGTCAACGTCGGCTACCACCTCCAGGTCGACGTCATGCCGCGGATCCAGGAGGCCGTCCTCGCCGCGGCCGAGGCGGTCGGTGCGCGGCTCGTCGTACTCGACACGCTCTACCCGTACGGCGAGACGCATGGCGCAGTGATGACCGAGGACTCACCGTGGAACACGACGACCCGCAAGGGCCGGATGCGCGCCGAGCTCGACGCCCGCTACCTCGCGGCGCACGCCGAAGGGCGGCTCCGTGTCGTCCTCGGCCGGTCGGCCGACTTCGTCGGACCCGGCGTGCTCAACTCCACCCTCGGCGGCGCCGTATTCCCGGCCGCGCTGACCGGGGGAGCGGTGCCGGCCCTCGGCGACATCGACCTGCCGCACAGCTACACGTACATCGCAGACGTGGCTGCCGGACTCGCCACCCTCGGCGCGCACCCCGACAGCGACGGCCGGGTCTGGCACCTGCCCACCGCACCCGCGCTGACCACCCGGCAGATCTTCACGATGATCGAGCAACGCACCGGTCGTCCGCTCGACATCACCGTCGTCGACGAGCCCCGCCCGTTCGGCCCGTTCGACGAGGTCTTCATGGCGGAGTACGCGGAGATGTTCTACCAGCACACCGAGCCGCAGATCGTCGACTCGTCGGCCATCGAGAAGGCCTACGGCCTCACCCCGAACCCGCTCCCGGCCACGGTGGACGCGACCCTCGCCTGGTACGAGCAGCTGCTTGCCGCCCACTGA
- a CDS encoding TetR/AcrR family transcriptional regulator, which produces MVQAQQGPRARYREQTRSEIKEAALRQLAGGGVAALALTRIAKDMGLSGPALYRYFASRDDLLNALIRDAYDDAAAAMAAAAARSSDASRGPRAHLHSLAEAYRAWAVAEPHRYLLIQGAPVPGYVAPADTLDRARAVLGPFLPVFADGSPGAEVARVVDQMTAWAGSDAAVAGWVAEYVPSAVGDTGMTGQALAGAVLAWAQLHGSVGLEAAGQFAGMGHGGDALLTAQTEMLANAFALV; this is translated from the coding sequence ATGGTCCAAGCCCAACAGGGGCCTCGCGCCCGATACCGGGAGCAGACCCGGTCGGAGATCAAGGAGGCCGCCCTCCGGCAACTCGCCGGAGGGGGTGTCGCGGCGCTCGCGCTGACCCGTATCGCCAAGGACATGGGGCTCTCCGGCCCGGCGCTCTACCGCTACTTCGCCAGCCGCGACGATCTGCTGAACGCGCTGATCAGGGACGCTTACGACGACGCTGCTGCGGCCATGGCCGCAGCAGCCGCCCGCTCCTCGGACGCCTCACGAGGCCCGCGCGCGCACCTGCACTCACTCGCGGAGGCCTATCGGGCCTGGGCCGTCGCCGAGCCGCATCGCTACCTGCTGATCCAGGGCGCCCCGGTGCCGGGCTATGTCGCACCGGCCGACACGCTGGACCGGGCCCGGGCGGTGCTCGGGCCGTTCCTGCCGGTCTTCGCGGACGGGTCGCCGGGGGCCGAAGTGGCCCGTGTGGTGGACCAGATGACGGCGTGGGCCGGGTCCGACGCGGCTGTGGCCGGATGGGTGGCGGAGTATGTGCCGTCCGCCGTCGGCGACACCGGGATGACGGGGCAGGCCCTGGCCGGCGCCGTGCTCGCCTGGGCGCAGCTGCACGGATCGGTCGGGCTCGAGGCGGCCGGTCAGTTCGCGGGCATGGGACATGGCGGCGACGCGCTGCTGACCGCGCAGACCGAGATGCTGGCGAACGCGTTCGCGCTGGTGTGA
- a CDS encoding ABC transporter ATP-binding protein produces MTMPKQEAKPLERDPLSSGDRGAVTPAVAVSDVSVRFRSRNRDVTALRDVSLDVAPGEFVALVGPSGCGKSTLLKLVAGLLKPSTGEVRLGGEQVKGPRHDIGYVFQRAALLEWRSARRNILLQAEIRKMPAARARERVDALIRMTGLDGFEDAYPHELSGGMQQRVALCRALLHEPPVLLMDEPFGALDALTREQMNMELNRIWRETGTTVLLVTHSISEAVYLADRVVVMSPRPGTITEIIEVGLDAEREYAETLGRPEFRDAAAHIRDLLGAASAHD; encoded by the coding sequence ATGACGATGCCCAAGCAGGAGGCGAAGCCCCTGGAGCGGGACCCGCTGTCCTCGGGCGACCGCGGCGCCGTCACCCCTGCCGTCGCAGTGTCGGACGTCTCGGTGCGGTTCCGCAGCAGGAACCGCGATGTCACCGCCCTGCGCGACGTCTCGCTCGATGTGGCGCCGGGCGAGTTCGTCGCCCTGGTCGGTCCGTCCGGATGCGGCAAGTCGACCCTGCTCAAGCTGGTCGCAGGACTGCTGAAGCCCTCCACGGGCGAGGTCCGGCTCGGTGGTGAACAGGTCAAGGGCCCACGGCACGACATCGGTTACGTCTTCCAGCGCGCCGCCCTCCTCGAGTGGCGTTCCGCGCGCCGCAACATCCTGCTCCAGGCGGAGATCCGGAAGATGCCCGCGGCCCGGGCGCGCGAACGGGTCGACGCACTGATCCGGATGACCGGGCTCGACGGCTTCGAGGACGCCTATCCGCACGAGTTGTCCGGTGGCATGCAGCAACGGGTGGCGCTGTGCCGGGCCTTGTTGCACGAACCGCCGGTCCTGCTGATGGACGAGCCGTTCGGTGCGCTCGACGCCCTCACCCGCGAGCAGATGAACATGGAGCTCAACCGCATCTGGCGGGAGACCGGCACCACCGTGCTGCTGGTCACCCACTCGATATCGGAGGCGGTCTATCTGGCCGACCGGGTGGTGGTGATGAGCCCACGGCCGGGCACCATCACCGAGATCATCGAGGTGGGACTGGACGCGGAACGGGAGTACGCCGAGACGCTCGGCCGCCCGGAGTTCCGGGACGCGGCCGCCCACATCCGAGACCTGCTCGGGGCGGCGTCCGCGCACGACTGA
- a CDS encoding ABC transporter substrate-binding protein: MHPRRLLIGVVPLLLLATACGGNDASTTTSESGKKLDKVTLTLNWYPYGEHAPFYYGKQQKIFEKHGIDLTIQAGQGSQKTVQATAAGQTDFGWADTPALLAAVDQGVRVKSLGVFLQTTPASVQSFDAKGIGSPADLKGKTIAGTAGDALSKTFPIFLKKNNIDESDVKVQNTDPAGKIAAVISGKTDGLLGYASDQGPTMQDKAKKTVSYLRFSENGLNFYSNGLLAGQKLLASKSELAGRMAQAVSEAWAAAEKAPGPAVAAMDGASEQLPPKNVLAEQFKTTLTLLHTSSTEGKAPGVNNEADWQQTIDVFAEAGMVAEPKAVGEYWDAKTAPKG; this comes from the coding sequence ATGCACCCGCGCAGACTCCTGATCGGTGTCGTACCTCTTCTTCTGCTGGCCACGGCCTGCGGTGGGAACGACGCGTCGACCACCACCAGTGAATCGGGCAAGAAGCTGGACAAGGTCACGCTGACGCTCAACTGGTACCCATACGGCGAACACGCGCCGTTCTACTACGGCAAGCAGCAGAAGATCTTCGAGAAGCACGGCATCGATCTGACGATTCAAGCGGGCCAGGGCTCGCAGAAGACGGTGCAGGCGACCGCCGCGGGACAGACCGACTTCGGCTGGGCAGACACCCCGGCGCTGCTGGCCGCGGTCGACCAGGGGGTGCGGGTCAAGAGCCTGGGCGTCTTCCTCCAGACCACTCCCGCATCCGTGCAGTCCTTCGACGCCAAGGGCATCGGGTCACCCGCCGATCTCAAGGGCAAGACGATCGCCGGGACGGCCGGGGACGCACTCTCCAAGACATTCCCGATCTTCCTCAAGAAGAACAACATCGACGAGTCGGACGTGAAGGTCCAGAACACCGACCCGGCGGGCAAGATCGCCGCGGTGATCTCGGGGAAGACCGACGGACTGCTCGGATACGCCAGCGACCAGGGCCCCACCATGCAGGACAAGGCCAAGAAGACCGTCTCGTACCTCCGCTTCTCCGAGAACGGGCTGAACTTCTACTCCAACGGCCTGCTCGCCGGGCAGAAGCTTCTCGCCTCGAAGTCGGAGCTCGCGGGGCGCATGGCGCAGGCGGTCAGCGAGGCGTGGGCCGCCGCGGAGAAGGCGCCCGGCCCCGCGGTTGCCGCGATGGACGGAGCGTCGGAGCAGCTGCCGCCGAAGAACGTGCTGGCGGAGCAGTTCAAGACGACGCTCACGCTGCTGCACACCTCGTCGACCGAGGGCAAGGCACCCGGGGTCAACAACGAGGCGGACTGGCAGCAGACCATCGACGTCTTCGCCGAGGCCGGCATGGTCGCCGAGCCGAAGGCCGTCGGGGAGTACTGGGACGCGAAGACAGCGCCGAAGGGATGA
- a CDS encoding ABC transporter permease, with protein sequence MSQSALAQSPAEVAGVARRSAPSAAERFARAAEQSWRPVALLLACFVAWWVISAAELVEPYLVPSPGATLDVLTGKASYLWQHSWVTTYETLLGFVIAVAVGVLAAVIMVYSSTVERTLYPILLFAQVVPKIAIAPLFVVWLGFGIAPKILIAVLIAFFPVVISMVTGLKAVDPEMLQLSATMGAKPWQTFLKIRFPASLPHLFSGLKVAVTLAVTGAVVGEFVGANEGLGYVILQANGNLDTPMLFAGLLVMSLIGVVLFVAVEIAEKLLLPWHASRRDAPATTSY encoded by the coding sequence GTGAGCCAGAGCGCGTTGGCCCAAAGTCCCGCCGAAGTGGCCGGAGTTGCCCGGCGGTCCGCGCCGTCGGCAGCCGAGCGGTTCGCGCGGGCGGCCGAGCAGAGCTGGCGTCCGGTCGCCCTGCTGCTGGCCTGCTTCGTCGCCTGGTGGGTGATCTCGGCGGCCGAGCTGGTGGAGCCGTACCTCGTACCGTCACCGGGGGCGACTCTCGATGTCCTCACGGGCAAGGCGAGTTATCTCTGGCAGCACAGCTGGGTGACCACGTACGAGACGCTGCTCGGCTTCGTGATCGCGGTGGCCGTCGGTGTGCTGGCGGCCGTGATCATGGTCTACTCCTCGACCGTCGAGCGCACGCTCTACCCGATCCTGCTGTTCGCGCAGGTCGTACCGAAGATCGCCATCGCACCGCTGTTCGTGGTCTGGCTCGGCTTCGGTATCGCACCGAAGATCCTCATCGCCGTCCTGATCGCATTCTTCCCCGTGGTGATCTCCATGGTCACCGGCCTCAAGGCGGTCGACCCGGAGATGCTGCAGCTGTCGGCGACGATGGGCGCCAAGCCCTGGCAGACCTTCCTCAAGATCCGCTTCCCGGCCTCCCTCCCGCATCTCTTCTCCGGCCTCAAGGTCGCGGTCACGCTGGCCGTGACAGGGGCGGTCGTCGGCGAGTTCGTCGGTGCCAACGAGGGGCTGGGCTATGTGATCCTCCAGGCCAACGGCAACCTCGACACCCCGATGCTCTTCGCCGGGCTGCTCGTGATGTCCCTGATCGGTGTCGTCCTGTTCGTCGCTGTCGAGATCGCCGAGAAGCTCCTGCTCCCGTGGCACGCCAGCCGCCGGGACGCCCCCGCCACCACCTCGTACTGA
- a CDS encoding LacI family DNA-binding transcriptional regulator yields MTLDAVAREAGVSPATASRALNGTARVRDDLRQRVREAADRLGYIPNAHAQALAGAANNRTVGVICHDVSDPYFAAISSGVMRAAAEQGLLVMLASTFREPAREISYVSMLRAQHARAILLIGSGFQDRAWERAMDAELEPYVRVGGRVAVISRHRSLRVDAVQPENRAGAAALARALVELGHRTFAVLTGPAALTTVSDRLAGFREGLAEAGIGLGPVVEGAFTRDGGYEAARRLLLDAGRASSRPRPTCVFAVTDVMAVGALAALREAGLRVPEDVSLAGFDDIPLVRELSPPLTTVALPLTSMGESVIALALRETGAVRRARVVRVEGEVVLRGSTGVPGGGVR; encoded by the coding sequence GTGACGCTCGACGCCGTCGCCCGGGAAGCCGGGGTCTCACCGGCCACCGCCTCGCGAGCACTGAACGGCACGGCCCGGGTCCGCGACGATCTGCGGCAGCGGGTGCGCGAGGCGGCCGACCGGCTCGGCTACATCCCCAACGCCCACGCCCAGGCACTGGCCGGCGCCGCCAACAACCGTACGGTGGGCGTGATCTGTCATGACGTCAGCGACCCCTACTTCGCCGCGATCTCCAGCGGCGTGATGCGGGCCGCGGCGGAACAGGGGCTGCTCGTGATGCTGGCCTCGACGTTCCGCGAACCGGCCCGGGAGATCAGCTACGTCTCCATGCTGCGGGCCCAGCACGCCCGGGCGATCCTGCTGATCGGATCGGGCTTCCAGGACCGCGCCTGGGAGCGTGCGATGGATGCCGAACTGGAGCCGTACGTCCGGGTCGGCGGGCGGGTGGCGGTCATCAGCCGGCACCGCAGCCTGCGGGTGGACGCCGTGCAGCCGGAGAACCGGGCGGGGGCCGCGGCGCTCGCCCGGGCGCTGGTGGAGCTGGGGCATCGGACGTTCGCAGTGCTCACCGGGCCGGCCGCGCTGACAACGGTCTCCGACCGGCTGGCGGGGTTCCGCGAGGGGCTCGCCGAGGCGGGCATCGGGCTCGGGCCGGTGGTGGAGGGGGCGTTCACCCGCGACGGCGGGTACGAGGCGGCCCGGCGGCTGCTGCTCGATGCGGGTCGGGCGTCGTCCCGGCCACGGCCGACGTGCGTGTTCGCGGTGACCGATGTGATGGCGGTCGGTGCTCTGGCGGCACTGCGCGAGGCGGGGCTGAGGGTACCGGAGGACGTGTCGCTGGCCGGGTTCGACGACATTCCGCTGGTACGGGAACTGTCGCCGCCGCTCACGACGGTGGCGCTGCCGCTGACGTCGATGGGCGAGAGCGTGATCGCACTGGCGCTGCGGGAGACAGGGGCCGTACGGAGGGCGCGGGTGGTGCGGGTGGAGGGGGAAGTGGTGTTGCGGGGCAGTACGGGGGTGCCGGGGGGTGGAGTGCGGTGA